ACGACTACAGAGAGCTAGCTCTGTCGCTCAGCAAAGCTTCCATCCCTCTCCCCGGAGTGTGTCCGAGTTAACTCCACCGTACGTGTTGATCTCCACTTACCGTGCGTAGGCCCCTGGGCTCTGCAATCGGCCCTATCGCCCAGCACGTGAAGCACCGTACGACTCTCATCCTCGTGGCGTCCCCTGCAGAAAAATGTGCCCGAGTCCCCCGCACTCAAGAGCAGCTCCAGCCGCCGGATACCAGGGTCCAGAGAGCGTAGGCGGCCAGCGAAGGGCAGGAGTGGAGGCACAGTGGGGATCCCACTGGACGATGCCCACAGGATCGGGCGACGTCCCTTGGACAGACCTTTGCAAGCTGGGAAACTAGGCGCCCAAGCCCAGCGGATGGGGTGTGAGACCCCCACGCAGGAAAGATTCACCCGGTCTCCAGGGCGTCCATCCAGAGATGCTAGGGGAGGCGGGGGACGGTGGTTAGGACAAGTCCATGGGGCAGGTCGATGACACtgtccccaccccatctctttttTTCACTCTGCCCTTCCACCATTTTGGATCTTCTCACACACTCGCGACTCCTCAGGTGTTCgcttcccctgcctcagtctttccTCACCATCACAACTTTCCCCGGAATTGCTTACCCCCCGGGTCCCCGTGGGCCCTCGAAAGCAGCAGAGGCAGTAGCTGCAGAACCAGGGCCATGgctggggtgaggtggggagagGCAGCAAGTGAATCAGCGGGAAGACCGGAGGGAAGTCTGGGGACAGGGACTGAGGTATCTCGGGACTGGgggctctgataagagcaggggCGGGGCCACCAATTCTTCCATCTCTTTAGGAATCCTCACAGGCAAACTCACAGCCCTAAAACAGTGCCCACTTAAAATTTGTAATAGGCTGTTTACACAGCACTCCTGCCTACTTAACTCCTCCAGCAGAGTGATAGCTGGGACAAATTCTGGAGCTCCACTGTCCTGAGTTCATATGTTGACTTTGCCATCTATGAACTGTTGGATGTGGGCAAGTAGCTTAACTGCTGCCTCtttgctcatctgtaaatgaAGATGAACACACCTATTTCATACAGCATTGTGAGAACTAAAGTAATACCTGTAAAACAACTAAAGCAATGATGGACATAGGAACACTAAGTGCTCACCATTATTTTTACTACTTCTGTTCTTATTTTAGCTTCTATCTCACCTTTCTGTGCCCACGCTGTCCTTCCCCGCCTGCAGTACACCACCCAAGTCCACAAGTTTTGACTGGGGAGGCCTTTAGGAGCAGATGCAAATGTCCCACACCTGTTACTCCAGCAGCCTTCACTGGACTGGAGCCATCAAGATCACATCAAGCCCATGTGGAGGGGTGAGGTCCCTCAAACCTTTAGGGGGCCTGAAGCAGCAACTCTTTAGAAGGTAGGCAGCCTCAGTTCCCCTATCCCCAGGACATCACAGAAACCCTCCATGATGTCACAAACCCTTCATCCTGTGGTTGGGCTGGGGTGGGAAAGACCAAATGAGGGTTGAGTAAAGATTAATTCAATCCCTTCCATCTTTAATTTCTGCCTGCATCCTGGCCAGTGCCCCCCAGGGATCCAAATTCGGCAATCCAGCTTGGGCCACATTCCATTGTTTCCTAGGAACTAGCAGAAGCTGCCACTATGGTCATTGTAAATCATAGAGGCTTTTTGGTGACTCTCCTTCAGAGGACTAGACAGGGCTTTCAGCCGGGCATCCTGAAACCAAGAACCAAAATGGAGTTGGCCACCAGTGgcacttccccttccccttccctctcacccATCCCCATTCCCCAGCCAGGTCTGCTCAGCCTCTCCCCATCCTTAGTCTTTTTCTCTGGTCAGCACAGTGTAAATAGGAAGGGAGGTGCCAGCAGAGGCAGAGAAGGGAGGGGCCTTGGGATTATAAATTCCAAAAAGGCCGTTCAACTCCCAGAGCAGGATCCCTGAAAATCTCTTGACAACGGCTGTGACTACTACCATTCTTGGGACCCTCACCATGAAAGGCCTTCTTCTGCTCACCctgtctgctctgctctgctgggTCTCAGGTAAGTACCTGTGGCCCCCAAGAACCTGGTTCACCTGTCAGGACCTCAACCTCCCTGCCCTGACTGTACCACCCATTAGTCATGATCCCAAAAACCCTCAGCCCCAACTGGCTCAGCTCTCCTATGTTTCCAGGACCAGATCTCTCTGTTACAGGCTCCTTGCACAATTTCTCAAGGACCCAGGTCTCCATCATCATATTCCTCCTCATCCCCAAGAAAGTGCCACTTTTCTCACCTGCGAGGGCTCCAGGTCTCTTTCTCACTCCAAGGTGCCCACTTCTTGGAAACTCTGATATCTAGTTCCCTGGCTTGCCCCATTTCAATCCACAATTCTCCTGGATCCATCTTACTGCCTTCTCTCACCTCCTGCAGACAGCGGGATGTGTCTTCAGATTTAAGCCTCCAGATCCAGGCTTCTTTCAGACCTCACCCTCTCCATCTACTCCACCCTGGATTTAGGTACTCAGCTGTGGCTCTTCCTAGTGTATCCTTGTTCCTCCCTGAGCTACATATTCTCACCCCTACCAGGGACACAGGCTTTCTGGATGGTTTCAGTAACTTCTTAAAGCCTTCTGGGGAACCAGGGAGTTTCCCCAAAGCTCCTAGGGAGGGGATGCCAGGGCCACTCA
This portion of the Marmota flaviventris isolate mMarFla1 chromosome 6, mMarFla1.hap1, whole genome shotgun sequence genome encodes:
- the Mpig6b gene encoding megakaryocyte and platelet inhibitory receptor G6b isoform X3, coding for MALVLQLLPLLLSRAHGDPGASLDGRPGDRVNLSCVGVSHPIRWAWAPSFPACKGLSKGRRPILWASSSGIPTVPPLLPFAGRLRSLDPGIRRLELLLSAGDSGTFFCRGRHEDESRTVLHVLGDRADCRAQGPTHGARPRLRFHHSPHLLCPPHIAPLMKAEPQRPMEEEEPKIPGDLDQEPSLLYADLDHRALRRPRRLSTVVPADASTVYAVVV
- the Mpig6b gene encoding megakaryocyte and platelet inhibitory receptor G6b isoform X1; amino-acid sequence: MALVLQLLPLLLSRAHGDPGASLDGRPGDRVNLSCVGVSHPIRWAWAPSFPACKGLSKGRRPILWASSSGIPTVPPLLPFAGRLRSLDPGIRRLELLLSAGDSGTFFCRGRHEDESRTVLHVLGDRADCRAQGPTHGSLYPQVLVPLLGAGLVLGLGALGVVWWLRRRSPPPPLPPLPTFAPLMKAEPQRPMEEEEPKIPGDLDQEPSLLYADLDHRALRRPRRLSTVVPADASTVYAVVV
- the Mpig6b gene encoding megakaryocyte and platelet inhibitory receptor G6b isoform X2, whose protein sequence is MALVLQLLPLLLSRAHGDPGASLDGRPGDRVNLSCVGVSHPIRWAWAPSFPACKGLSKGRRPILWASSSGIPTVPPLLPFAGRLRSLDPGIRRLELLLSAGDSGTFFCRGRHEDESRTVLHVLGDRADCRAQGPTHGSLYPQVLVPLLGAGLVLGLGALGVVWWLRRRSPPPPLPPLPTFALSPPYSSFDESRAPETHGGGGAQDSRGPGPGAEPALR